One region of Primulina tabacum isolate GXHZ01 chromosome 17, ASM2559414v2, whole genome shotgun sequence genomic DNA includes:
- the LOC142531339 gene encoding glycosylinositol phosphorylceramide mannosyl transferase 1-like: MSNLIAIRESALSGGEYSPAKEKASNRGVYIGRSTLLHRRFRLLIGGAKYKLLLLFCFLTSLYSLSSRLSCLMGWNPHYPSSVSSPSRGGYTVLINTWKRNTLLKQSVAHYASCGGTDAIHVIWSESNPPSQELRAYLKNVVLKKSQTAHKPNFRFDLNEEDNLNNRFKPIEDLRTDAIFSVDDDVIVPCRTLDFAFTVWQTAPRTMVGFVPRMHWLNEERNGVAYYGYGGWWSVWWTGTYSMVLSKAAFFHKKYLDLYTSKMPSSIHDYVSNERNCEDIAMSLLVTNASGAPPIWVKGKIYEIGSSGISSLKEHNYARNKCLNDFVSLYGAMPLISTNVKALDARHVWFW; encoded by the exons ATGTCGAACCTGATAGCCATCAGAGAATCCGCTCTGAGCGGTGGGGAATACTCGCCGGCGAAGGAGAAAGCATCGAATCGAGGTGTCTACATTGGCCGCTCGACGCTCCTGCACCGCCGATTTCGGCTGTTGATCGGTGGCGCAAAGTACAAGCTGCTCCTACTGTTCTGCTTCTTAACTTCTCTTTATTCGCTCAGCTCTCGACTATCGTGTCTCATGGGATGGAACCCTCACTATCCTTCGTCCGTTTCTTCTCCTTCCAG GGGTGGATACACTGTTCTTATCAACACTTGGAAGAGGAATACTTTGCTTAAGCAGTCTGTTGCTCACTATGCATCCTGTGGTGGGACTGATGCGATACATGTAATTTGGAGTGAAAGCAATCCACCTTCACAAGAGCTAAGAGCTTATCTTAAGAATGTTGTACTGAAGAAGTCACAAACAGCTCACAAACCAAACTTTAGGTTTGACCTTAATGAGGAAGATAACCTAAATAATAGATTTAAACCAATTGAGGATCTCAGAACTGATGCTATATTCTCAGTGGATGATGATGTAATTGTTCCATGTCGCACCCTGGATTTTGCGTTTACTGTTTGGCAAACTGCTCCAAGAACAATGGTGGGATTTGTTCCTCGCATGCATTGGCTGAATGAAGAG AGAAACGGTGTGGCGTATTATGGATATGGAGGATGGTGGTCAGTTTGGTGGACGGGGACCTATAGTATGGTTCTCTCAAAAGCTGCATTCTTTCATAAGAAGTATTTGGACTTGTACACTAGCAAAATGCCTTCATCAATTCATGATTATGTGAGCAATGAAAG AAACTGTGAAGACATAGCAATGTCTCTTCTAGTTACCAATGCCAGCGGAGCTCCTCCGATATGGGTTAAAG GGAAGATTTATGAAATTGGTTCATCAGGAATAAGCAGTCTAAAGGAACACAACTATGCAAGAAATAAATGCCTCAATGATTTTGTTTCCCTATATGGTGCAATGCCTTTGATATCAACCAACGTGAAAGCTTTGGATGCAAGACACGTATGGTTTTGGTGA